The genome window AGTCGAAGCCGGCGCCGTAGCCGCGCACCTCGCGGAACAGGAGGACCTTCGCGTCCGGGGGCAGGAAGGCGCGCGCCTCGCGGTAGAATCCCGCGACGTCGACGCTGCGCTCGGCGAACACCGCGCGCCGGTCCGCGTCGGGAAAGGCCGCCGAGCGCACGCCGAGCACCGCGAAAAGGGCGTTGTTCGCGGTCAGGGCGGCCGCGGGCAAGGCCGCCGCGAGGACGAGCGCGGCCGCGGCCGCCCGCCGGCCGCGGCCTCCGGCGAAAGCGCCCTCGGCGGAGCGTCCCGCCGCCAGCGCGAGCGCCGGCCAGACCGGCATGAGGAACCTCCAGGCCTCGTTATGCCGCCAGGCCAGGAAGACGTAGGCGGGGGCGGCCGTCCACAGCCAGCGCTCCGCCGCCGTCGCGCCGGGGCGGCGGCCGCGCGACAGCGCGAGGAGGCCGAGCGCCGGCAGGACGAGGAACCCCGGCCCGTCGTGCGCGAGCAGCGACGCCGGAGGCGGGAAGTCCCAGCGGTTGGAGCGGAGGTAGCGCGCGGCGAGCTCGGCGGCCTCGGGGCCGATCTTGAGGAAAGGCCAGGCCGGGTCGCCGGTCGCGCGCCAGGTCGTCCACAGCCAGGGGCCGATCATCAGCGTCGCGGCCGCCGCGCAGAGCAGGGCCTCGCGGGGGCGCCGCGTCTTCCAGAGCAGCGCCGCCGCCCAGGCGCCGAGCGCCGCGACGCCGAGCAGCTTCGACGAGCCGGCCAGCCCGGCGAGCAGGCCGCCGGCGACGAGCCAGCCGTCCGCCTCGGTCTCCTCCCAGCGCGACAGGGCGTAGGCCGCGGCGAAGACGAACAGGGCCGCCGCGGCGTCGGCGTGCGCGGCGCCGGCCACGCGCAGCAGCGCGGGCTGGCCGGCCAGCAGCAGCGCGACGGTCCAGGCCGCTCGCGCCGTCCCGGCGCACGAGGCGGCGGAGCCGACGAGCAGGAAGGCGGCTCCCGCGTGGACGAGGGCCGCGGCCCCGTCGGAGCCGGCCGCGAGCGGGAGGGCGTAGAACACCTCCATCAACCGTGGCCAGTGGGCGTGGATGATCCAGGGCACGTCGACGAGCCGTCCCGCCTTGAGGTAGATCTCGGGCAGGGCCAGATGATAAGCCAGGACGTCCCACTCGACCGGCGGAGCCAGCGCCGTGATCGCGGCGCAGACGGCGGCGTACGAGAGCAGGCCCGCCGCGGCGCCCTCGGCGGCGGTCCGCGGCGGCGCGGCCGCGGGAAGCGCCGGGCGCAGGAAAAGGACGGCGATGACCGCCGCCGCCGCCGCCAACCAGGCCAGCGCGGTCGGGGTCAGATGCCCGGTCCAGGTCAGGAGGAAGACGGCTTGCGCGAGAAGGCCCAGGCCGAGCGCGGCCTCGGCCGCTTTCCCGGCGAAGGCCTTGGGCCGGACGCGCAGAAGTACTGCCGCGCCTCGTCCCAGGCCCGCGCCCGCCGCCCACAGCGCCGCGGCCGCGAGCAGAGGCAGGACCGCCCGGGTCGCCCATAGCAGGACGGACTGCCCGTCGATGGAGGACGGATGGGACAGCAGATACCCGCCCACGCCCCGGGCGTGAACGAGAAAAAGAATAAGGAAAACGGCGATGGCGGCCGGCACGAGGCAGATTCTACGCCATTTGACACCCCCCCCGGGTTGTGCGATAATAACGCCAGCATCCCCCCCATGGCCTGGTTCCAGAAGAAGACCCCCGAGGCGGCCGCAGAAAGCCCTAAAACCACGCCCATCCCGCGCGTGGGCAAGGGCTTGAAGGTCGCGTCCATACTCGCCGAGGACGCCATCCTCTTCCCCGCCGAGGGCCACGACAAGGCCGCGGTCCTCCAATCCCTCGCCGCGGCGGTGTGCGGCAAGGCCGGCATCGCCGACTGGGCCTCGTTCCTCGCCAAGGTCCAGGAGCGCGAGCAGGGCATCTCGACGACGCTCGACACCGGGCTGAGCCTTCCGCACGCCCGCATGGACGGCATACCGGGCATACTCGCGGGGATGGCCGTCCTTAAAAAGCCGATCCCCGACCCCAAGCAGCCCGATCTCTCCATCCGCGTCATGTTCCTCTTCTTCTCGCCGAACAAGCAGGACGCCTTCCCGCTGCACCTGCAGCTCCTGCGCGGCGTGTCCTCCCTGTTCCAGCCGGCCCTCATCGACCAGCTCACCGCGTCTTCCGGTCCCGCCGCGGCCCTCGAGCTGATCAAAAAGCTTGAAGCCTGAGCCCCGCCCCGGGCGGCGCGTCACCGAGGTCGTCGTCCTGACCACGGCCATGCTGTCGTTCATCTCCTTCTGGCGCGCCGCGGCGATCGTCCTGTGCGACCTGGCCTCGACCGCCTGGTACGTCGGCGGGATCGTCGAGACCGCGATCGGTCCCGCGGCGCCGTGGTTCATCCTCGGCGTCATGCTGTGCTCCGCGCCGATGCTGATGCTCTACGTCGAGGGCTCGAGCATGTTCGTGCGCGGCGGGGTGTACAAGGTCGTGCGCGAGTCCATGGGCGGCAGCCTCGCCAAGGTCTCGGTGTCGGCGCTGATGTTCGACTACATCCTGACCGGCGCGATCAGCTCGGTCTCCGCCGGCCAGTACCTCGCCGGCCTCGTCAACTCGGCCTTCCCGCACCTGCACGTCCACTGGTCCGTGGACCCGAAGGTCTTCTCGGTGGTCTTCGCGCTCGGCGTCGTCGCTTATTTCTGGCGCCAGAACATCAAGGGCATCGAGGAGTCCTCCGACAAGGCGATCAAGATCATGTCCCTCGTCGCCGTCATGGCCGTCGTCATCTTCGCCTGGGGCGCGTACACGATCTGGTCGCGCGGGTTCCGCTGGCCGGGGCTCGACGTCTCCTTCACCCACGAGTCGCTGGGCTGGTT of Elusimicrobiota bacterium contains these proteins:
- a CDS encoding PTS sugar transporter subunit IIA; translation: MAWFQKKTPEAAAESPKTTPIPRVGKGLKVASILAEDAILFPAEGHDKAAVLQSLAAAVCGKAGIADWASFLAKVQEREQGISTTLDTGLSLPHARMDGIPGILAGMAVLKKPIPDPKQPDLSIRVMFLFFSPNKQDAFPLHLQLLRGVSSLFQPALIDQLTASSGPAAALELIKKLEA